A genomic region of Photobacterium swingsii contains the following coding sequences:
- a CDS encoding glycoside hydrolase family 9 protein: MQLLINHLGYERIGVKHALIQTHTECTFDTAQLVCLTDGDAMTQLPIVHCGKVDQWHTGDLYQVDFSHIQTDGEYYLSVGDTRSAPFQIAEGLLMARTFSDVLHYFKSQRSSGQYDLADQTAPILNSDQTLDVRGGWYDASGDVSKYLSHLSYGNYLNPQQIPMVVWNMAHAYSQLEDEQDTADFTRTRLLEELVHGADFLLRMQSPQGYFYMTVFDKWSKSTRQRDICAYTSQNGDKTADYQAGFRQGGGVAIAALAATAHLSQQQSISRVSPDYAISSLDYLAAACKGYWHLKENNTQYLDDGKENIIDEYCALLACVELYKATEQAVFLDEARDWAARLSARQCSDNQQTHFWSATQDGSRPFYHAAEAGLPAIALMRYLSIESKTEHYQPVAATLQQALQFELTITHEVNNPFGYPRQYTKAVDGEKQSAFFIPHNNETGYWWQGENARIASLAAMAFMAQTYIEDPQLARQLKDYGHQALNWIVGLNPFDMSMLDGHGRNNPDYLPHLGFYNAKGGVCNGITSGFNNERDIAFNPDPQKDDMLQNWRWGEQWIPHGAWYLLAITLQYKERYHA; this comes from the coding sequence ATGCAGCTGTTAATCAATCATCTAGGCTATGAGCGTATTGGCGTAAAACACGCACTCATTCAGACCCACACTGAATGCACATTCGACACTGCGCAATTAGTCTGTCTTACAGATGGCGATGCCATGACACAGCTGCCTATTGTTCACTGTGGCAAGGTTGATCAATGGCATACTGGGGATCTTTATCAGGTCGATTTTAGCCATATCCAAACCGATGGTGAATATTATCTATCTGTTGGTGATACACGCTCTGCGCCTTTCCAAATAGCGGAAGGTCTGTTGATGGCGCGTACCTTTAGTGATGTTCTCCATTACTTCAAGTCACAACGTTCAAGTGGTCAATACGACCTTGCCGATCAAACCGCGCCGATCTTAAATTCAGATCAAACCCTTGATGTACGAGGCGGCTGGTATGATGCATCAGGCGATGTCAGCAAGTACCTCAGTCACCTTTCATACGGTAACTACCTCAACCCACAACAAATTCCTATGGTTGTATGGAATATGGCCCACGCCTATTCACAACTGGAAGATGAACAAGACACCGCTGACTTTACACGGACCCGCTTATTAGAAGAGCTGGTGCATGGCGCAGATTTCTTACTACGCATGCAATCGCCGCAAGGCTACTTCTACATGACCGTCTTTGATAAATGGAGCAAATCAACCCGCCAACGCGACATCTGCGCCTATACCTCCCAAAATGGCGATAAGACCGCAGACTATCAGGCAGGTTTTCGTCAAGGTGGCGGAGTTGCGATTGCCGCTCTGGCTGCTACTGCACATTTATCACAGCAGCAGTCTATCAGCCGCGTGTCACCAGATTACGCAATATCAAGTCTCGATTACCTTGCCGCAGCATGCAAAGGCTACTGGCACCTAAAAGAAAATAATACCCAGTACCTTGATGATGGTAAGGAAAATATTATCGATGAGTACTGCGCATTATTAGCCTGTGTCGAATTATACAAAGCCACAGAGCAAGCTGTCTTTCTAGATGAAGCGCGTGATTGGGCTGCTCGCTTGAGTGCTCGACAATGTTCTGATAATCAACAAACGCATTTTTGGTCTGCCACTCAAGATGGTTCTCGGCCTTTCTACCATGCTGCAGAAGCAGGTTTACCTGCTATCGCCTTAATGCGTTATCTCAGCATTGAAAGTAAGACTGAACACTATCAACCGGTTGCCGCAACCTTACAACAAGCGTTGCAATTTGAGCTAACCATCACCCACGAAGTGAACAATCCATTTGGTTACCCCCGCCAATACACTAAAGCAGTCGATGGTGAAAAACAGAGTGCATTCTTTATTCCGCACAACAATGAAACTGGCTACTGGTGGCAAGGTGAGAATGCCCGCATCGCTTCATTAGCGGCAATGGCCTTTATGGCACAAACCTATATTGAAGATCCTCAGTTAGCCCGCCAACTAAAAGACTATGGCCATCAAGCCCTTAACTGGATTGTAGGACTGAACCCTTTTGATATGTCGATGCTTGATGGCCACGGCCGCAACAACCCCGATTACTTACCACACCTTGGGTTTTATAACGCCAAAGGTGGCGTCTGTAATGGGATCACTTCAGGGTTTAATAATGAACGCGATATTGCCTTCAACCCAGATCCACAAAAAGATGACATGCTCCAAAATTGGCGCTGGGGGGAGCAATGGATCCCTCATGGTGCATGGTATTTGTTAGCTATTACATTGCAATATAAGGAGCGCTACCATGCATAA
- a CDS encoding N-acetylglucosamine kinase: MHNTIRFLVGIDGGGTSCRARICDLNGALLGEAKTGSANILLGADVALNSINEAIALATAQANLTADNYCEMSVGLALAGAEQKKAWYAFMRQPTPYGAVTLNTDAYGACLGAWGGNDGAILIGGTGSCGIFINKGQQHIVGGREFPISDQGGGAVMGLRLIQQVLLSVDGIIESTPLTKHVLQHFNHDIDAIVDWSKTARPCDYGQFSPQIFALANEGDGLAIELLQQTARDTEMWMQALIKRGANQICLMGSIAERIQPWLTPPMQQRIAQPQGDAMDGAIAMARANHNLYALSEEA; this comes from the coding sequence ATGCATAACACTATTCGTTTTCTGGTCGGAATTGACGGCGGTGGAACATCATGCCGTGCCCGAATTTGCGATCTTAATGGCGCACTACTTGGCGAAGCGAAAACAGGCAGCGCGAATATTTTATTGGGTGCTGACGTGGCACTCAACTCAATCAATGAGGCGATCGCGCTTGCCACTGCCCAAGCCAATTTAACTGCAGACAATTATTGTGAAATGTCTGTGGGTCTCGCACTCGCTGGCGCTGAACAGAAAAAAGCTTGGTATGCCTTTATGCGTCAACCTACCCCATACGGTGCGGTGACATTAAATACTGATGCTTACGGTGCATGTTTAGGTGCATGGGGCGGTAACGATGGTGCCATTCTCATTGGTGGCACAGGATCATGCGGCATCTTCATTAACAAGGGTCAACAACACATCGTCGGTGGTCGTGAGTTCCCTATTTCAGACCAAGGTGGCGGTGCTGTCATGGGGCTTCGTCTGATTCAGCAAGTGCTATTGAGCGTTGATGGCATCATAGAGTCAACACCGCTGACAAAACATGTACTGCAGCACTTTAACCATGATATCGATGCCATTGTGGATTGGTCTAAAACCGCACGTCCATGCGACTACGGCCAATTCTCACCACAAATATTTGCGCTTGCTAACGAAGGAGACGGCTTAGCCATCGAACTATTGCAGCAGACAGCAAGAGATACTGAAATGTGGATGCAGGCATTAATCAAGCGGGGCGCTAACCAAATTTGCTTGATGGGAAGCATTGCCGAGCGTATTCAACCTTGGTTAACACCACCCATGCAGCAGCGCATTGCTCAACCTCAAGGTGATGCAATGGACGGTGCTATCGCCATGGCTCGCGCTAATCACAACCTTTACGCATTGAGTGAGGAGGCATAA